The following proteins come from a genomic window of Mauremys mutica isolate MM-2020 ecotype Southern chromosome 7, ASM2049712v1, whole genome shotgun sequence:
- the LOC123373632 gene encoding epidermal differentiation-specific protein-like, whose amino-acid sequence MALPSIQLSDVRRDEPSPAEQQRPAQPGVNKIVVYEQADFEGLSREFTSDVPDLHELDFGDCISSLQVVGQPWIAYTAPKYEGDAYALEEGEYRTVEKNKAFSALRLVHHDLADPQITLYEEPDYAGQSKVVTEETNLTYGYFNDRVSSHVVQRGVWLLYKHPARGGWYHIAWPGERLPDYKPQLGFHNCLSHLRPLAPGRPAVTARILWGQRKVEDERDVLIDEIVGVNATDLEQTFTTCSSREYVTTTLQSFRFSNATSLRAGLSFTLAVEAANVFTVEKGRSESTTRRDRVEVLLPAKIPPCTQLTIHVVSKEATISVPVELTISQNERSKTELGEYRCVSGRTISTKYTMKPAPPPGGEQAPAPAPSTLGH is encoded by the coding sequence ATGGCCCTGCCGAGCATTCAGCTCTCGGATGTGCGGCGGGACGAGCCCAGCCCGGCCGAGCAGCAGCGCCCTGCGCAGCCTGGCGTCAACAAGATCGTGGTCTACGAGCAGGCCGACTTCGAGGGGCTGAGCCGAGAGTTCACGTCCGACGTGCCGGACCTGCACGAGCTGGACTTCGGGGACTGCATCAGCTCTCTGCAGGTGGTGGGGCAGCCGTGGATCGCCTACACGGCCCCCAAGTACGAGGGCGACGCCTACGCCCTGGAGGAAGGCGAGTACCGGACGGTGGAGAAGAACAAGGCGTTCTCGGCGCTGCGGCTGGTGCACCACGACCTGGCCGACCCGCAGATCACCCTGTACGAGGAGCCCGACTATGCAGGCCAGAGCAAGGTGGTGACAGAAGAGACCAACCTCACCTATGGCTACTTCAACGACCGGGTCTCCTCCCACGTGGTGCAGCGCGGCGTCTGGCTGCTCTACAAGCACCCAGCCCGCGGGGGCTGGTATCACATCGCCTGGCCTGGCGAGCGCCTGCCCGACTACAAGCCACAGCTGGGCTTCCACAACTGCCTGTCCCACCTGCGCCCGCTGGCGCCCGGCCGCCCCGCCGTCACCGCCCGCATCCTGTGGGGCCAGCGGAAGGTGGAGGACGAGCGGGACGTGCTGATTGACGAGATCGTGGGGGTGAACGCCACGGACCTGGAGCAGACGTTCACCACCTGCAGCAGCCGGGAATACGTCACCACCACGCTGCAGAGCTTCCGGTTCAGCAACGCCACCAGCCTGCGGGCAGGGCTCTCCTTCACGCTGGCCGTGGAAGCCGCCAATGTCTTCACCGTGGAGAAGGGGCGCAGCGAGTCCACCACCCGGCGGGATCGGGTGGAGGTGCTCTTGCCAGCCAAGATCCCGCCCTGCACCCAGCTCACCATCCACGTGGTGAGCAAAGAGGCCACCATCTCGGTGCCGGTGGAGCTCACCATCAGCCAGAACGAGCGGAGCAAGACGGAGCTGGGGGAGTACCGGTGTGTGTCAGGGCGCACCATCAGCACCAAGTACACCATGAAACCAGCCCCACCGCCAGGCGGGGAGcaggcccccgcccccgctcccagCACCCTGGGCCATTGA